One Deferribacterota bacterium DNA window includes the following coding sequences:
- the rimO gene encoding 30S ribosomal protein S12 methylthiotransferase RimO, with amino-acid sequence MNIYIESLGCFKNSADTEELVNLLTKVNFKITNRIDESDVMIINTCGFIEPAVEESIDRILELAKYKDENRKLIAFGCMIERYINEIHNLIPEIDKVFGVNCFNELVDYLISIDKKNAHKSLNNPHYLHTHLPYYSFIKIADGCDNRCSYCMIPMIKGGLKSLDINKIVQNVKNVLLLGVKEIILIAQDISKYGIDLYGREKLTDLLEELNKIDKEFFIRLLYVNPDGIDDRLINQIKDYEKIIKYLDVPIQHTSDKILKAMNRKIDSYRLNLLFEKLRTELPELTIRTTIIVGFPGEEEDDFKRNIDFLERYKPEWLGVFPFYAEEGTSAYSLKGRVKKTVVNERINALNSLQMRNTTLKFNNLIGVNTKVFIEDYNSKKKIFVGRTLMQSPEIDGMCYIKFDKDSRLKTYGPYNAVIDNFDYPDIFVTAHYNNN; translated from the coding sequence ATGTTATGATTATAAATACTTGTGGATTTATTGAACCAGCTGTTGAAGAATCGATAGATAGAATCCTTGAGTTAGCTAAATATAAGGATGAGAACAGGAAATTGATAGCCTTTGGTTGTATGATAGAAAGATATATTAATGAGATTCATAATCTTATACCAGAGATTGATAAAGTATTTGGGGTGAACTGTTTTAATGAATTAGTTGATTACTTAATCAGTATTGATAAAAAAAATGCACATAAATCTTTAAATAATCCACATTATCTGCATACCCATTTGCCATATTATAGCTTTATTAAGATAGCCGATGGATGTGATAATAGATGTTCCTATTGTATGATACCTATGATCAAGGGTGGTTTAAAAAGTTTAGATATTAATAAAATAGTACAAAATGTAAAAAATGTTTTATTATTAGGTGTAAAGGAGATAATATTAATAGCTCAAGATATATCGAAGTATGGTATCGATCTATACGGAAGAGAAAAGCTTACCGATTTATTAGAAGAATTAAATAAAATTGATAAAGAGTTTTTTATTAGATTGTTATATGTAAATCCTGATGGTATAGACGATAGATTGATTAACCAAATAAAAGACTATGAAAAAATTATAAAGTATCTGGATGTCCCAATTCAACATACAAGCGATAAAATATTAAAGGCAATGAATAGAAAGATTGATTCATATAGACTAAATTTATTATTTGAAAAACTAAGAACAGAACTTCCTGAGTTAACTATAAGAACAACTATTATAGTGGGTTTTCCTGGAGAAGAAGAGGATGATTTTAAAAGAAATATAGATTTTTTAGAGAGATATAAGCCAGAGTGGCTTGGAGTTTTTCCTTTTTACGCTGAGGAGGGGACTTCTGCATATTCATTGAAAGGTAGGGTTAAAAAAACTGTTGTTAATGAAAGAATTAATGCGTTAAATTCTTTACAAATGAGAAATACTACATTAAAATTTAATAATCTAATAGGTGTTAATACCAAGGTTTTTATTGAGGATTATAATAGTAAGAAAAAAATTTTTGTTGGAAGAACTCTTATGCAATCACCTGAAATTGATGGCATGTGTTATATAAAGTTTGATAAGGATAGTAGGCTAAAAACCTATGGGCCTTATAATGCTGTTATTGATAATTTTGATTACCCTGATATTTTTGTTACAGCCCATTATAATAATAACTAA